A region from the Trueperaceae bacterium genome encodes:
- a CDS encoding DMT family transporter, whose protein sequence is MSPTLGLGVLVAITVVWGSTFVIVKDALDTIPASLLLAARFTLAALALAWTGFDRRALVPSLWLGVLAFIGFATQTVGLGITSASNAAFITGLSVVLTPVAAAAFWRRPLLARDYLAASVGFVGLAIIATRDGLSSVNAGDLLILVTAVTYALFIVYLGEVSGRVNANSLAFMQHLPMLALAWLWATPVAHVIPTVPVRTWAAVAFLALVATAGVAVLQVHAQRVVPAHVAALVFGLEPVFAALFAYLLLGEELGWRGVVGGALLVGSILYSQVGQTRGRPQAEGGGRSSRGGRPRAVDAGAVGP, encoded by the coding sequence ATGTCGCCGACCCTGGGACTCGGTGTCCTCGTGGCGATCACCGTCGTCTGGGGGTCGACCTTCGTCATCGTCAAGGACGCGCTCGACACGATCCCGGCCTCGCTGCTGCTGGCCGCGCGGTTCACGCTGGCCGCGCTGGCGCTGGCCTGGACGGGCTTCGACCGCCGGGCGTTGGTGCCGTCGCTGTGGCTCGGGGTCCTGGCGTTCATCGGCTTCGCGACCCAGACGGTCGGCCTGGGCATCACTTCGGCCTCGAACGCCGCCTTCATCACGGGCCTCTCGGTGGTGCTGACGCCCGTGGCGGCCGCGGCCTTCTGGCGCCGGCCACTGCTCGCGCGCGATTACCTGGCCGCGTCCGTGGGGTTCGTCGGCCTGGCGATCATCGCCACGCGCGACGGCCTCTCGTCCGTGAACGCCGGCGACCTGCTGATCCTCGTCACCGCCGTGACCTACGCGCTGTTCATCGTCTACCTGGGCGAGGTGAGCGGTCGCGTGAACGCCAACTCGCTCGCCTTCATGCAGCACCTGCCCATGCTGGCGCTGGCCTGGCTGTGGGCGACGCCGGTCGCCCACGTGATCCCCACGGTGCCGGTGAGGACGTGGGCCGCCGTCGCCTTCCTGGCCCTCGTGGCCACCGCCGGCGTGGCCGTGCTGCAGGTGCACGCGCAGCGGGTCGTGCCCGCCCACGTGGCCGCCCTCGTGTTCGGGCTCGAGCCGGTGTTCGCGGCCCTGTTCGCCTACCTGCTGCTCGGCGAGGAGCTCGGCTGGCGCGGCGTCGTCGGCGGGGCGCTGCTCGTGGGCTCGATCCTCTACAGCCAGGTGGGCCAGACGCGCGGCCGGCCGCAGGCGGAGGGTGGCGGGCGCTCCTCCCGCGGCGGCCGGCCACGCGCGGTCGACGCCGGCGCGGTCGGCCCCTAG
- the acs gene encoding acetate--CoA ligase, with protein MAESIESVLQESRTFSPSESFRSRAHVSDPAEFQRMYRRSLDDPEGFWGDAAKELLHWFEPWRKVLVWDEPHAQWFVGGKTNLAYNCLDLQVERGHANKVAFFWEGEPGDRRTLTYGQLLEEVSRFANVLKGKGVGLGDRVAIYMPMIPETVVAMLACARIGATHSVVFGGFSASALADRINDAQAEVVITADGGYRRGQVLPLKPAVDEALRETPSVRSVIVVRRAENPVSMERGRDEWYHDLMREASDDCPAVPVDAEHPAYILYTSGSTGRPKGVLHTTAGYQVYTALTTKYVFDLKEDDVFWCTADVGWVTGHSYIVYGPMALGATQVMYEGNPVYPGPDRLWELVARYNVTIFYTAPTAIRTFVKLGAEHPARHDLTTLRLIGTVGEPINPEAWIWYRRVIGGDRCPVVDTWWQTETGGIMISTLPGVHATKPGSAGVPLFGVEAAVVDAEGEEVGPNQGGYLVIKRPWPGMLRTVYGDDDRYRNQYWGEVPHAYFSGDGARRDEDGYFWIMGRVDDVVNVSGHRLGTMEVESALVSHPKVAEAAVVGRPDELKGQAIVAFVTLEQGFEATEDLREELKRHVVREIGAIARPEEIRFADSLPKTRSGKIMRRLLRSVATGQELTGDVSTLEDRTVVERLRAADA; from the coding sequence ATGGCAGAGAGCATCGAATCGGTCCTGCAGGAGTCCCGCACCTTCTCCCCCTCCGAGTCGTTCCGCTCGCGGGCGCACGTCTCCGACCCGGCCGAGTTCCAGCGCATGTACCGGCGGTCGCTCGACGACCCCGAGGGGTTCTGGGGCGACGCCGCCAAGGAGCTGCTCCACTGGTTCGAGCCGTGGCGGAAGGTGCTGGTGTGGGACGAGCCGCACGCGCAGTGGTTCGTGGGCGGCAAGACGAACCTCGCCTACAACTGCCTCGACCTCCAGGTCGAGCGCGGCCACGCCAACAAGGTGGCGTTCTTCTGGGAGGGCGAGCCGGGCGACAGGCGCACGCTCACCTACGGCCAGCTCCTCGAGGAGGTCAGCCGCTTCGCGAACGTGCTGAAGGGCAAGGGCGTGGGCCTCGGGGACCGCGTGGCCATCTACATGCCGATGATCCCCGAGACCGTGGTGGCCATGCTGGCCTGCGCCCGCATCGGCGCCACCCACTCGGTGGTCTTCGGCGGCTTCTCGGCCAGCGCCCTGGCCGATCGCATCAACGACGCCCAGGCCGAGGTCGTGATCACCGCCGACGGCGGCTACCGCCGCGGGCAGGTCCTGCCGCTGAAGCCGGCCGTCGACGAGGCCCTGCGCGAGACGCCGAGCGTGCGCAGCGTGATCGTGGTCAGGCGGGCCGAGAACCCCGTGAGCATGGAACGCGGGCGCGACGAGTGGTACCACGACCTCATGCGCGAGGCGTCAGACGACTGCCCCGCGGTGCCCGTCGACGCCGAGCACCCCGCCTACATCCTCTACACCTCGGGCTCCACGGGCCGGCCCAAGGGCGTCCTGCACACCACCGCCGGCTACCAGGTGTACACGGCGCTGACGACCAAGTACGTCTTCGACCTCAAGGAGGACGACGTCTTCTGGTGCACCGCCGACGTCGGCTGGGTCACGGGGCACAGCTACATCGTCTACGGACCCATGGCACTGGGCGCCACGCAGGTCATGTACGAGGGCAACCCCGTCTACCCCGGGCCCGACAGGCTGTGGGAGCTGGTGGCCCGCTACAACGTGACGATCTTCTACACGGCCCCCACGGCGATCCGCACGTTCGTGAAGCTGGGCGCCGAGCACCCGGCGCGGCACGACCTCACCACGCTGCGGCTCATCGGCACCGTGGGCGAGCCGATCAACCCCGAGGCCTGGATCTGGTACCGCCGCGTGATCGGCGGCGACCGCTGCCCCGTGGTGGACACCTGGTGGCAGACCGAGACCGGCGGCATCATGATCTCCACGCTCCCCGGCGTGCACGCCACCAAGCCGGGCTCCGCGGGCGTGCCTCTGTTCGGCGTCGAGGCCGCCGTCGTCGACGCCGAGGGCGAGGAGGTCGGCCCGAACCAGGGCGGCTACCTGGTGATCAAGCGCCCGTGGCCGGGCATGCTGCGCACCGTGTACGGCGACGACGACAGGTACCGCAACCAGTACTGGGGCGAGGTGCCGCACGCCTACTTCTCCGGCGACGGCGCCAGGCGCGACGAGGACGGCTACTTCTGGATCATGGGCCGCGTCGACGACGTCGTGAACGTCTCCGGCCACCGCCTGGGCACGATGGAGGTGGAGTCGGCGCTGGTCTCGCACCCCAAGGTCGCCGAGGCGGCCGTCGTGGGACGGCCGGACGAGCTCAAGGGCCAGGCGATCGTGGCCTTCGTGACGCTCGAGCAGGGGTTCGAGGCCACAGAGGACCTGCGCGAGGAGCTGAAGAGGCACGTCGTGCGCGAGATCGGCGCCATCGCCAGGCCGGAGGAGATCCGCTTCGCCGACTCGTTGCCCAAGACGCGCTCCGGCAAGATCATGCGCCGGCTGCTGCGCAGCGTCGCCACCGGCCAGGAGCTCACGGGCGACGTCAGCACGCTCGAGGACCGCACCGTCGTCGAGAGGCTGCGCGCGGCGGACGCGTGA